The sequence below is a genomic window from Longimicrobium sp..
GGTGGGGAGCGCGCTGGTGGAAACACTGCGGACGGGCGGGGTGGACGAGGGCGTCGCCTTCGTCCGCGCGCTGCGCAAGGCGGTCGAGGGAGCGCGCGCCGCGTGAACGCTCCCGCGCAGGCCGCCCCCCGCGCGGGGCGCGTGCTCGCGGCGTACGCCCGCGTGCTCCTGTGGCTGGGCGCCGCCGCCGCGCTGGCGGCTGCCGTCGCCGTGGCCCGGGGCTCCGGGTCCGCGCCGCTGTGGGCGGCGCTGGCCGGGCTGGTGGCCGTGGCGGCGCTGCGCCAGGGCGCGGTGCCGCTTTCCAAGTTCGCCTACGTCACCATGACCGTGGTGCCGGTCGGCGCGCTGACGCTGCTGGGGCAGCCGGCCGCGGCCGTGGTGGCCGCCTGGGCCGGCACGGCCGCGGGCGACCTGGCGCGGCGGAAGCTGTGGTTTCCCGCGGGCGTCAACGCCGGGCGCGAGGCACTGGCGGCGGCGGCCGGGGCCGGCGTGTACGCCCTGGCGTCGCGCTCCGCGGGGCTTCCCGCGCCCGCCCCGGGCGAGGGCCTCGTCCCCGCGCTCTCCATCGAGGGCCTTCCCGCGCTGCTGGCCTACTTCCTGGGCTATTTCTTCGCCTCGCGCGGCCTGTTCTACTTTTCGCTCCTCTTCCGGGGCAAGCTCACCACCTCCGAGCGCAACGTCCTGCTGCGCTACGAGATCGTGTCGGCGGTGCTGGGGGTGATCGGCACGCTGGGGGTTGCTGCGGCGTTCGCGGTGTCGCGGTCGTGGGGCACCTTCGCCATGATCGTGTTCGTGGCCTTCGCCGGTCTGCTGGCCCGCATGCTGGTGGCCGAGGCCATCTCGTCGGAGGAGCTGCGCAAGGTGGCGGCGATGGAGGCCGTCATCACCGCCGGAATGCCGCTGACTGAGTCGATGGCGCGCATCGAGGAGATGGCGGGGCGGCTGATCGAGTGGAGCTGGCTTCACGTCTATGCGGTGCGCGGCGGCGACCTGGTGCTGGTGCACCCGCTGGCCACGGACCCCGAGGGGCTCGACGAGCTGCATCCCGTGCGGCTGGAGGTATTCCGATCGGGCGAGCCGTTCATTTCGGCCGACACGGCACGCGAGGGACGGGTGCCCGCTTCGGTGCCGGTGCGCTCCCTGGTCATCCACCCGCTGTCGTACGGCCGCAATGCGTTGGGGCTGCTGGAGGTGGGGCACCACCGCCCCGACGTGTACGGCATCGCCGAGCTGCGCCTGATCGAGCGGTTCTCGCGGCAGCTGGCCCTGGCGCTTCAGCTGGATGGGCTGGTGCGGCCGATGACGGAAAGCGCGCGGGAGATGGACGGCGCCCTCCGCACGCTGGGCGGGCGGCTTTCCAGCTTGCGCGAAAGCGGCCAGGCCGTGGCCGCCACCGCCGCCGACATCCGCCAGCGGATCGCCGACCAGGGGCGGCGCACGGCGTACGGGTTGGGATTGACGGAAGAGCTGGCCCGCTCCGCCGACGCCATGTCGGGCGACGCGGGCGAGACGGCCGGCGCCAGCCGCGACACCCGCCGCCTTGCCTCGGAGAACCGCGGGGCGATCGTCGAGGCCATCGGGCGGCTGGTGACGCTTCGCGACTTCGTCGACGAGGAGGGACGCGAGCTGGCGGCGCTGGCGGGGACGTCGGCGCAGATCGCGACCATCGTGGAAACCATTCGCGCCATCGCCGAGCAGACCAACCTGCTGGCGCTGAACGCGGCCATCGAGGCGGCGCGCGCGGGCGAGCACGGACGCGGCTTCGCGGTGGTGGCCGACGAGGTGAGGAAGCTGGCGGACGACACCGAGCGCGCGGCGGTGCAGGCGCGCGACATGGTGGATGGGGTGCGCGGGCAGATGGGGTCGGCGCTGGAGCGCATGGAGCAGGGCTCGGCGCGGCTGGCGGGGGTGGGCGACCTGTCGCGGGCGGCGCTGGAGTCGGTGGACCGCATCGTGGCCGCCGCCGAGGCCGCCGAGGGGCTGACCACGCGCATGGCCGGCCGGGCCGACGAGCAGCGGCAGCGGGTGGCGGGGCTGCGCGACGAGTTCGCCGCCGTCGCCAGCATCGCCGACGCCAACGGGGAGGGCGCCACCGTGGTCGCCGAAGCGGCGCGCCTGCAGGCGCAGACGCTGGAAGAGATCGAGCGCGCCACCAGGTCGCTCGGCGAGGTTTCCGAGCGCCTCACCGGCTACATCGCGCGTCTGCAGGAAGTTACCTGATCGGACGTACCTGCGTGGTGGTGGTTCCGCTCCATTCGTCGGCAGTCCGGCCTTCCTTGATCTTGTCGATCATGATCGCCCAGGACGCGCGCACGTTGTCAGGAAGAACCAGTTCGGGAAACCGGCGGATCAGGGTTTCCGGGGGGATGAGCTTCCACACCGTTTTGCTATCGCCTTCCTGCAGCACGCGAGCGATCACGGACGGGTTCTCGGGGTCGATCTCCACGTCTTTCTGGAGATCCCAGAACAGCCCCGGGAAATCCCCGTATCGATAGGCAGGTCCGCTCGGCTCGGGCTTCATCTTCGGTCGGACGATGTACAGGTGGGTGTAGCCCTCGCCGGGGAGCTCGGCGAGGGCTTGCTGCATGTGCGCATGATGCAGTTCCACCACGTCATCGGCCACGCGGCGCTCGCGCGATGCCTGCTGGGCGACGCACAGGTCCAGCGGCGCGTCGAAGGCGATGGCCACCACCGGGCGTGCGTGCTTGGCGGCCATCTCACGCAGCCGCTCTCGGCTCCACGGCGCCAGGTTCGTGGCGTCGGCGACGGCCCTGCGGCCGTGGGCCAGGCGGCCGTACACGAGGGCGTCGAACACGGCGAACGCCGCACGGCTCGCGGCCTGGCTGCCTTCGTCGTCCGACACCATCCGGCGGCATTCGTCCGACGACACGATCTCGTTCGCCGGGAAGCGCGTGCGGGCAAAGGTGCTCTTCCCGCAGCCGGACGGGCCGACGAGGATCACCAGCGCGTCATCGGCGATCTCCATCTCCGGCACGGGATGCTCGGTCGTCCGCAGGGCTGGAGGCGGATCCGGTGCGGCCGGGTTCCTCTCGGCAACATCCGCTTCCAGGCGCATTCAGGGGCACCGCGGGCTGTAGTAGCGCTTGAGCCAGGCGCTCAGGCCGTCCAGGCCGGGGAGCAGCACCCGTTCGGTGACGTTGGCCTGGTCAAGCTTGTCGCGCACCTCCCACTTCAGCTCGGCCGGGATCACGATCTTCCGGAACACGTCCGGGTGCTTCTCCAGCCAGTCCTCCAGCTTCGCCTCGGGGCTCGACATCAACGCGAAGACGGCGTACTGGTTGACGATCCGCTCGTCCAGCGAGGGCGGCTCGAAGAACACCACGAAGTCCTCGTCGGCAAGCGAATCGAACTCCTCCAGCGTTTGCGCGCGGCGCTGGAGCATTTCCACGGTGAACACGTCGGCCTCTTCGGCCTCCATCTCGTCGCGGAGGGTCTTGGGGAGCAGCGCGTGCGCCGCCCCGAAATTCAACGCCCAGATCACCCCGTCGGCGCCGAACTGGTCCAGCCGCGCCGTGGCGAAGTGCATGGCCACCTGGGGCGAAAAGGTCCAGTCCATCAGGCGGGTGGGGAGTCCGTGGTGCTGCCCCAGCGCCATCCAGTTCCAGATGGAGTCGGCCTCGTGCCCCTTCCGCGGCGCGTACTTGCGAAAGTTGCGCAGCAGGTGCTGCTCCATCCGCGCGAAGTCGCCCCCCAGCCGGCACAGGCTGGTGGTGAGCGCGTAGTCCGCCTGCGACACGCCGCGGAACACGTAAGACGAGCGGATGCGCCCGATCTGCTCGTTGTAGGCGTTCTGGTACAGCTGCTCGTTCAGCTCGGTCCAGTCCGAAACCCGGATTTCCGACATCCTCACGCCCTCCTTGGGACCCCGTCCGTTCTCCTCCCCCACCCACACCCGGCAACAAGCGTACGCACGGGCCAGCAACGCGCAAACAGTGTCGTCCGTGGCGTGAAAAGAACAAACTGGACACGTGCCCCGAACGGATTAGTATGCACGTCACTCGGACGCGGCGACGCGTTGACGTTGCGTGACATATGCCATACATTCAGGGCGGGTACGGGATGGGTTTCGGGGACGCTCGGGCCGGGCTGGCAGCGGCGATTGGAGACGACGCCTGCGGCCATTGGCCCAGGAGAGAGGCATACACGAAGAACTGGCTTCAACACGGCAGAGTTTCGCCTGTGGATGTCCAGGCCATGCTGCTCCGATGCAACGGAACGCAGCACCGTGAGAGCGGCCTCGTAACCGAGCCAGGCGTTCGGGTCCATGAGTTCTTCCCCGAGTGGCGGGGGGTACGGTGGTACGTGAAGGCCTACTACCACGCCGATCAGGGCCAATGGATTCTCATGAGCGTACATCCCGCGGAGGTCTAGATGAAGATCTGGAAAGAGGGCGATCTCTCGACCGCGCTCTGCCCGTTGTGCGAGCGGATCAAGGACGTCGCGTTCCGTCGCCGCGTGGTGGAACTGGACCCGGGCGTGAACATCCCTGACGTCCTCGTCGCAGTCTGCTGTGAATGCGACGAAATCGCCATGATTCCAGCACAATCGAGTCCGCGGCTAAGGGCCGGCTTCAAGCGCGCGACGGTCACGGTGAACGCGCGGGTGCCGCGGCACCTGGAAGACGTCCTGCTGCTCCTCGCGGACGAGGGATCCCGGTCGCAGCCGTCCACCTCCGCGGTGGTGCGGTTCCTTCTTTCCGAATTCGCTTCCGACTCGGCGCTCGCCTTGCGCGTGAAGGAGGCGTTGGGCAACGACCTGCTGAATGCGCCGGGAGACCACGAACTGTCGGTTCGCGTTCCGGCGGAGCTGGTGGTCCGCGTGGATGAAGCAGCTGCGAGGATGGGGATCGAAAGCCGCACGGCGGTGATCAAGGGGCTGCTCGCGGTGGCGAAGGAGGATGTGCTGGACGGCCGCGACGAGGTGCTGGGGAACACGATGCGCCGCGTACTCGCCGCCGTGACCTGACCCGCGGTATCTTGGGGCGGCCGATCGGGCCCGGTGGGAAAACTCGTGCACGGAGCGTGGGATGCGGGAGTGCGTGATCTTCGCGGGGAGTGGGAATCCGGAGCTGGCCCGCGCGGTGTCGGAACAGGTGGGGATGCCGCTGGGAACGTGCAGTGTAGAGCGCTTTCCCGACGGCGAAACGTCCGTGCGGCTGCTGGAGTCGGTGCGCGGCAACGACGTGTACCTGCTGCAGCCCACCTGCCCGCCGGTGAACGACAACGTGATGCAGCTGTTCGCCTTTGCCGACGCCTGCCGGCGCGCGGCCGCGGGGCGCATTCACGCGGTGCTTCCGTACTACGGCTACGCGCGCTCCGACAAGCGGCACGGCCGGCGCGAGCCCATCACCGCCAGCATGGTGGCCCTGCTGATGAAGGCGTCGGGCATCGACCACGTGCTGACCATCGACCTTCACACCACCCAGATCGAAGGCTTCTTCCCCGGCCCCTTCGACACGCTCACCGCCGTTCCCACCCTGTGCGCCGCCATGCGGGGCGAGCTTCCCGCCGACGCCGTCGTCGTTTCGCCCGACGCGGGACGGGTGAAGCTGGCGACCGAATATGCCCAGCGCCTGGACCTGCCGCTCGCCGTGCTTCACAAGCGCCGGGAGAGCGGAAGCGAAACGCGCGTCACGCACCTGGTGGGCGAGGTGGAAGGGCGCACCTGCCTGATCATCGACGACATGATCTCCACCGGCGGAACGCTGGTGGAGAGCGTGCAGGCGCTGCGCGACGCCGGTGCCGCGGGCTTTCACGTGGCGGCCACGCATGGGCTGCTCCTGGGCAACGCCATCGCGCGCTTGACGGACGCGGGCGTCCAGCGGGTGTGCGTCACCGACACCATCGCCCAGGAGCTGGACGAGGGCGGGGTCCTGCGAGTGGTCTCCGTTGCGGGGCTGCTGGCCGGCGCCCTCCGCAAGCTCGCCTCGGACGAATCGCTGGAAGAGCTGTTCTGAAATCGAACGTCGTACGGCGATACGACACGGTCCGTGCAGCGTGCATGGGAATTTCTGCCGCGCAGGTGCCTCAATCCCGGGGGTGAGTGACGATCCAACATCAAGCATCGTCATAGGTTAGCGCGCATGTTCCCGGATGGGAACATGCGCGTCGCGGAGTGGCCTTTCTCGTGCACTAGTTACCTGCTACCGAGAGCGGAAGCAGATCTAGCCGGGGCTTGACCGGCGCTGTCTTCCAGGGTTACTCTAAGTGGTTGCGAGGGTTCGGTTTGCGCCCCTGCGGGCGCCGCTTGATCCTCCATCCCCGTCCCTTAGCCGCCACACGCGACTCACCTTGCCCATCCTCCTTGTCTTTGCCGTGGCCGCCTTGGCGGCGCTGCTGGTGACACCGGCCATCGTGCGGGTGGTTACGGCCCACGGGTTGTACGGGCACGTGCGCGGCGACTCGCCCGCGCGGCGGGTGCCGCGGCTGGGGGGAATACCCGTGTGGCTGGCCACGTCGGCGGGGATCGTGGCGGCCGTGCTGGGGCCGGGGGTGAACGCCGCGGGCGCGGGGCCGGACCGGTTCTTCGTGGGCGTGCTGCTGGCGGGATCGCTGATGTTCGCCGTGGGCCTGCTGGACGACCTGTACAACCTTCGCCCCTCGGCCAAGCTGCTGGCCCAGTGCACCGCCGCCGTGGTGGCGTACGCGTGCGGCTTTCGCATCGACGGGATCACCTTCGCGGGCGCCACGCTCGACACCGCCGCCCTGGCGCTGCCGCTGACGCTGCTGTGGATCGTGGGCGTTACCAACGCCTTCAACCTGATCGACGGGCTGGACGGCCTGGCGACCGGGATCGGCCTGGTCGCGCTGTGCACCACGCTGGCCGTGGCGCTGATGCTGGGCAACCTGGAGGTGGCCATGGCGTGCGCCGCCCTGGGCGGCGCGCTGCTGGGCTTCCTCCGCTACAACTTTCGCCCCGCGCGCATTTTCCTGGGAGACTCGGGAAGCATGTTCGTGGGCTTCATGCTGGCGGTGCTGTCGGTGCACGGGAGCACCAAGAGCGCCGCGGCCGTGTTGGTGGCGGTGCCGGTGCTGGTGCTGGCGCTTCCCATCATGGACACGCTGCTCGCCATCGTGCGGCGCTGGCTGCGGGGCACGCCCGTGTTCGGGGCCGACGAGCGCCACCTTCACCACCGGCTGCTGGCCGTGGGAGTCACCCACGTGCGCGCCGTCGTGCTGATGTACCTGCTGGCCGCTGCGCTCGCCGTGTTCGGCGTCCTGCTGGCGTTCGGGCCCCCGTCGCTGGTGGCGGCCGTGGCCCTGGGCGGCGCCGCGCTGTCGATGGTGCTGCTGCTGGCCAGCATCAAGCTGCTGGGCTACTACGAGTTCGTGGAGGCCGGCGCGGTGCTGCACTCGGGGATGCGGGGCATCCGCCAGAGCATCCGCGACCAGATCCACGCCCGCGACGTGGCGCAGGTGCTGGCCCGCGCCGAGTCCATGGAGCACATCGAGGCGATCCTGGGCGACAACGCCGAGGGCCTGGGCCTGCTCTTCGCGACGGTCTGCCGCGAGTCGTCGCCAGTGGGCGCCCGGTCGGTGCTGCCCGGGGCCGTGGCGGCGGGCGCGTGGAAGCTGGAGTGCCCGGTGGAGCTGAACCACCCCAACGCCGATCCGTACGTGCTGCGCGTGTGGACCGAGGCGCCCGACGACCTGCGCCTGCTGACGGCCGACCGCACGGCGCGCGTGCTAGCCGCCGCGGTTCGCGGCTGGCTCACCGGCCCGCGCACGCGGCTTCCGGCTCCGGGCGGCGTCTCGCTCGGCCATCTCGGCCCCGCGCCGTCGGGCGCCTCGGCCTGATCCCTCCGCCCGATCCCGTCATCGACCACCCCGCTCCCGGCCCGGTGCGCGTCGCATACCTCAGCGCGTCCGGCGCGCTGGGCGGGGCGGAGCGCGTGCTGCTGGACGTGCTGGCCAGCCTGCGCGCCGCCGAGCCCTCGTGGCCGCTCACCCTGGTCTCGGGAGAGGACGGGCCGCTGCTGGAGCGCGTTCGGGCGCTGGGCGTGGAGGCGCACGTGCTCCCCTTCCCCCGTGGGCTGGCTGCGCTGGGAGACGCGGGTGCGGGCGGAACGCTGCGCCTCCTCGGCGGCATGGCCGCGGCCGGCCCCGGGGCGGCGGCGTACGTCGCGCGGCTGGCGCTTCTGCTGCGGCGCGCGCGGGCCGACGTGGTACACACCAACGGCTTCAAGATGCACCTGCTGGGCGCCTGGGCCGCCTCGCGGGCCACGCCCGTTGTCTGGCACCTTCACGATTTCGTCTCCACCCGCCGCGCGATGTCGGGCCTGCTGCGGCGCTCCGCCGGGCGATGCGCGGTGGCGGTAGCGGTTTCCGACGCTGTCGCCAAGGACGCGCGCACCGTGCTGGGGCCGGCCCTGCGCGTGGAGACGGTCCACAACGCAGTCGACCTTCGCCGGTTCACGCCCGACGGGCCCACGCTGGCCCTGCACCGGGCGGCGGGGATGCCGCCGGAGCCGGTGGGGACGGTGAGCGTGGGCCTGGTCGCCACCATGGGCGTGTGGAAGGGCCACGCGGAGTTCCTGCGCGCCGTCGCCCGCGTTCCGCGCGAGATCCCGCTGCGGGCGTACGTCGTCGGGGGCGGGATCTATCGCACGCAGGGGAGTGAGGTGTCGGTGGACGGCCTGCGGCGGCTGGCGGCGGAGCTGGGGATCGCGGACCGCGTGGGATTCACCGGCTTCGTCGGCGACCCGGCGGCAGCCATGCGTGATCTGGACGTGGTGGTGCACGCCAGCACCCAGCCGGAGCCGTTCGGGCTGGTGATCGCCGAAGCCATGGCCTGCGGCCGGGCGGTGATCGCCAGCGCGGCCGGCGGTGCGGCCGAGATCATCTCCCCCGGCCACGACGTGCTGGCGGTGGCGCCGGGGGACGTGAACGGCCTGGCCCGCGCCATCCGCCAGCTCGCTACCGACGAGATGCTCCGCTCCACTCTGGCCCGCCAGGGCCGCGAGACGGCCGTGCGCCGCTTCGACCGCGCGCGGCTCGCGTCGGCGCTGTCTCCGCTGTATCGTTCCCTCCTCAACCACTAGGCCGCGCCCCGTCCGCCGATCTCCAGTTGCCGCATCCGCTCCGAGTTCTTCACGTGTACGCGGGCAACCTGTACGGCGGGGTGGAGCGGATGCTCGCCACCCTGGCTTCGGCGCGCGTGGACGGCCTGGAGCAATCGTTCGCGCTCTCCTTCGACGGCCGGCTGGCGGACGAGCTGCGGCGGATGGATGCGCGGGTGGAGCTGCTGGGCCCCGTCCGCGTCAGCCGGCCGTGGACGGCGCTGCGGGCGCGGTCGCGCCTGGCGCGGGTGATCCGGGCCAGCCGGCCGGACGTCGTCGTCTGCCATTCCACCTGGGCGCACGGCATCTTCGCCCCGGTCGCGCGCGGCCGGGGCGTTCCCCTCGTATTCTGGCTTCACGACGTGGTGCGGGGCGGCACCTGGGCCGACCGGCTGGCCAGGCGCACGCCCCCGGACCTTGCCATCTGCACCAGCCGCTTCGCCCAGGCCGCGCTGGACCGCCTGTGGCCGCACGTTCCCGCCGAGGTGGTGTATCCGCCGGTTCCGCCGCCGACGGTAGAGCCAGCGTCAGGGCGGGAGGTGCGTTTGGAGCTGGACACGTCCATCGAAGACGTCGTATTCCTGATGGCGAGCCGCTTCGACCCCGCCAAGGGCCACCGCGTTCTCCTGGATGCGCTGGCCTCGATGCGCGAGGTGGAGGGGTGGACGTGCTGGATCGCGGGTGGCGCGTCGGGCCCGCGGGAGGCGGCGCACCTGGCCGGGATGCGCGCACTGGCGGAAGGGGCCGGAATCGCGGGGCGGGTGCGGTTCCTGGGCGAGCGCGCGGACGTGCCCCGGTTGATGGCGGCGGCGGACGTGCTCTGCCAGCCGAACCTTTCGCCCGACGCGTTCGGCATCGCCTTTGTAGAAGGGATGTACGCGGGGCTTCCCGTGGTCACCTCCGCGCTTGGAGGCGCGCTCGAGGCGGTCGACTCCACGACAGGCATCCTGGTTGCGCCTGGACGGGTGGACGCGCTGACGGAGGCGCTACGCGAACTGGCTGGGAGTTCCGGCCGACGCGCGGAGCTGGGCGCGGCGGGTCCCGCGCGGGCGCGGGCGTTGTGCGATCCCCATCGACAGGCGGAGCGAATGCGGCAGGTGCTGGCGGCGGCGGGGCAGGGATGAGCGAGGCGTGCTCGGCAGGGGGGCCGTCGTGAACACTGCGGCGCACCCAGTTCCCTACGCGGTGCCGTATCGCGGTGCGCGCCGGCGCCCCAGCCGGCCGTTTCCTTGG
It includes:
- a CDS encoding methyl-accepting chemotaxis protein produces the protein MNAPAQAAPRAGRVLAAYARVLLWLGAAAALAAAVAVARGSGSAPLWAALAGLVAVAALRQGAVPLSKFAYVTMTVVPVGALTLLGQPAAAVVAAWAGTAAGDLARRKLWFPAGVNAGREALAAAAGAGVYALASRSAGLPAPAPGEGLVPALSIEGLPALLAYFLGYFFASRGLFYFSLLFRGKLTTSERNVLLRYEIVSAVLGVIGTLGVAAAFAVSRSWGTFAMIVFVAFAGLLARMLVAEAISSEELRKVAAMEAVITAGMPLTESMARIEEMAGRLIEWSWLHVYAVRGGDLVLVHPLATDPEGLDELHPVRLEVFRSGEPFISADTAREGRVPASVPVRSLVIHPLSYGRNALGLLEVGHHRPDVYGIAELRLIERFSRQLALALQLDGLVRPMTESAREMDGALRTLGGRLSSLRESGQAVAATAADIRQRIADQGRRTAYGLGLTEELARSADAMSGDAGETAGASRDTRRLASENRGAIVEAIGRLVTLRDFVDEEGRELAALAGTSAQIATIVETIRAIAEQTNLLALNAAIEAARAGEHGRGFAVVADEVRKLADDTERAAVQARDMVDGVRGQMGSALERMEQGSARLAGVGDLSRAALESVDRIVAAAEAAEGLTTRMAGRADEQRQRVAGLRDEFAAVASIADANGEGATVVAEAARLQAQTLEEIERATRSLGEVSERLTGYIARLQEVT
- a CDS encoding AAA family ATPase, with translation MRLEADVAERNPAAPDPPPALRTTEHPVPEMEIADDALVILVGPSGCGKSTFARTRFPANEIVSSDECRRMVSDDEGSQAASRAAFAVFDALVYGRLAHGRRAVADATNLAPWSRERLREMAAKHARPVVAIAFDAPLDLCVAQQASRERRVADDVVELHHAHMQQALAELPGEGYTHLYIVRPKMKPEPSGPAYRYGDFPGLFWDLQKDVEIDPENPSVIARVLQEGDSKTVWKLIPPETLIRRFPELVLPDNVRASWAIMIDKIKEGRTADEWSGTTTTQVRPIR
- a CDS encoding FRG domain-containing protein, with translation MSEIRVSDWTELNEQLYQNAYNEQIGRIRSSYVFRGVSQADYALTTSLCRLGGDFARMEQHLLRNFRKYAPRKGHEADSIWNWMALGQHHGLPTRLMDWTFSPQVAMHFATARLDQFGADGVIWALNFGAAHALLPKTLRDEMEAEEADVFTVEMLQRRAQTLEEFDSLADEDFVVFFEPPSLDERIVNQYAVFALMSSPEAKLEDWLEKHPDVFRKIVIPAELKWEVRDKLDQANVTERVLLPGLDGLSAWLKRYYSPRCP
- a CDS encoding ribose-phosphate pyrophosphokinase, translated to MRECVIFAGSGNPELARAVSEQVGMPLGTCSVERFPDGETSVRLLESVRGNDVYLLQPTCPPVNDNVMQLFAFADACRRAAAGRIHAVLPYYGYARSDKRHGRREPITASMVALLMKASGIDHVLTIDLHTTQIEGFFPGPFDTLTAVPTLCAAMRGELPADAVVVSPDAGRVKLATEYAQRLDLPLAVLHKRRESGSETRVTHLVGEVEGRTCLIIDDMISTGGTLVESVQALRDAGAAGFHVAATHGLLLGNAIARLTDAGVQRVCVTDTIAQELDEGGVLRVVSVAGLLAGALRKLASDESLEELF
- a CDS encoding MraY family glycosyltransferase, giving the protein MPILLVFAVAALAALLVTPAIVRVVTAHGLYGHVRGDSPARRVPRLGGIPVWLATSAGIVAAVLGPGVNAAGAGPDRFFVGVLLAGSLMFAVGLLDDLYNLRPSAKLLAQCTAAVVAYACGFRIDGITFAGATLDTAALALPLTLLWIVGVTNAFNLIDGLDGLATGIGLVALCTTLAVALMLGNLEVAMACAALGGALLGFLRYNFRPARIFLGDSGSMFVGFMLAVLSVHGSTKSAAAVLVAVPVLVLALPIMDTLLAIVRRWLRGTPVFGADERHLHHRLLAVGVTHVRAVVLMYLLAAALAVFGVLLAFGPPSLVAAVALGGAALSMVLLLASIKLLGYYEFVEAGAVLHSGMRGIRQSIRDQIHARDVAQVLARAESMEHIEAILGDNAEGLGLLFATVCRESSPVGARSVLPGAVAAGAWKLECPVELNHPNADPYVLRVWTEAPDDLRLLTADRTARVLAAAVRGWLTGPRTRLPAPGGVSLGHLGPAPSGASA
- a CDS encoding glycosyltransferase family 4 protein, encoding MRVAYLSASGALGGAERVLLDVLASLRAAEPSWPLTLVSGEDGPLLERVRALGVEAHVLPFPRGLAALGDAGAGGTLRLLGGMAAAGPGAAAYVARLALLLRRARADVVHTNGFKMHLLGAWAASRATPVVWHLHDFVSTRRAMSGLLRRSAGRCAVAVAVSDAVAKDARTVLGPALRVETVHNAVDLRRFTPDGPTLALHRAAGMPPEPVGTVSVGLVATMGVWKGHAEFLRAVARVPREIPLRAYVVGGGIYRTQGSEVSVDGLRRLAAELGIADRVGFTGFVGDPAAAMRDLDVVVHASTQPEPFGLVIAEAMACGRAVIASAAGGAAEIISPGHDVLAVAPGDVNGLARAIRQLATDEMLRSTLARQGRETAVRRFDRARLASALSPLYRSLLNH
- a CDS encoding glycosyltransferase family 4 protein, with amino-acid sequence MPHPLRVLHVYAGNLYGGVERMLATLASARVDGLEQSFALSFDGRLADELRRMDARVELLGPVRVSRPWTALRARSRLARVIRASRPDVVVCHSTWAHGIFAPVARGRGVPLVFWLHDVVRGGTWADRLARRTPPDLAICTSRFAQAALDRLWPHVPAEVVYPPVPPPTVEPASGREVRLELDTSIEDVVFLMASRFDPAKGHRVLLDALASMREVEGWTCWIAGGASGPREAAHLAGMRALAEGAGIAGRVRFLGERADVPRLMAAADVLCQPNLSPDAFGIAFVEGMYAGLPVVTSALGGALEAVDSTTGILVAPGRVDALTEALRELAGSSGRRAELGAAGPARARALCDPHRQAERMRQVLAAAGQG